From one Humulus lupulus chromosome 8, drHumLupu1.1, whole genome shotgun sequence genomic stretch:
- the LOC133793735 gene encoding uncharacterized protein LOC133793735, producing the protein MQSGCEICGGPHLYEQCTAANMYGNMPVNQAQVQAVGNFQRPYQNPFSNTYNPGWRNHPNFSWRNNQGQQSQFQGPYQQHMPQQPMNQASSSHQPRPQDQPEKPNELQAALPQGNLPSNTVVNPKENCQAISLRNGKQVEQPSVQNSVVQNEELGEKSDNKANGVTEDHQGSNKCPPVVDSQPVQLHINIPFAEALEQMPSYVKFMKEILSKKRKMEEYEMVALTEECSAILQRKLPQKLRDPGSFTIPCIIGKFEYRSVKHPRGIIEDVLVKVDKFIFPADFIVLDMEEDMDVPIILGRPFLATGQALIDVQKGELTLRVQGEEVVFNVFKALKFANVNDNCFRVDLVEKAVVEINLTKDSLQKSLTIGDIDAELDSEVQEFGHKVSKNGIEVDRAKIATIENLPPPVSVKGVRSFLGHAGFYRRFIKDFSRISKPLSALLMNGVPFEFDEKCLEAFRILKQKLVSAPIVISPDWDQPFELMCDASDFAVGAVLGQRVDKVNSPPNFGGLFIMPAEH; encoded by the exons ATGCAATCAGGGTGTGAAATATGTGGAGGGCCTCATTTATATGAACAGTGTACAGCGGCCAACATGTATGGTAATATGCCAGTTAATCAGGCTCAAGTACAGGCAGTTGGTAATTTTCAGAGGCCTTATCAGAATCCGTTCTCCAATACTTATAATCCTGGGTGGAGAAATCACCCAAATTTCTCATGGAGAAATAATCAGGGCCAACAATCACAGTTTCAAGGGCCATACCAGCAGCACATGCCACAACAGCCTATGAATCAAGCCTCATCGTCACACCAGCCTAGACCGCAAGATCAACCAGAAAAGCCTAATGAGTTGCAAGCAGCCTT ACCGCAAGGGAATTTGCCTAGTAATACTGTGGTAAATCCTAAAGAGAACTGTCAAGCAATTTCGTTGAGGAATGGTAAGCAAGTGGAGCAGCCCAGTGTACAAAATTCAGTGGTTCAGAATGAAGAGTTGGGTGAGAAATCAGATAATAAAGCGaatggggttactgaagaccaccagGGTTCAAACAAGTGTCCTCCCGTTGTTGATAGTCAGCCAGTTCAa CTGCACATCAATATTCCATTTGCTGAGGCATTAGAGCAGATGCCTAGTTATGTCAAATTTATGAaagagattctgtcaaagaaaagaaagatggaGGAGTATGAGATGgtggcactcactgaagagtgcagtgcgATATTGCAGAGAAAGTTgccccaaaagttgagagatccggggagctttACTATACCGTGTATAATTGGGAaatttgaat ATCGATCGGTAAAACATCCACGGGGaattattgaagatgttcttgtgaaggtggataagtttatttttcctgCTGATTTTATCGTtctggatatggaggaggatatGGATGTACCAATCATTCTGGGCAGGCCATTTTTAGCTACTGGGCAGGCTTTGATTGATGTTCAGAAAGGTGAGCTGACACTGCGAGTTCAGGGCGAAGAAGTAGTATTCAACGTGTTTAAGGCCTTAAAGTTTGCAAATGTCAATGACAACTGTTTCAGAGTTGACCTGGTAGAGAAAGCGGTGGTTGAAATTAATCTCACAAAGGATTCACTTCAGAAGAGCTTGACAATTGGGGATATAGATGCTGAGTTAGACAGTGAGGTCCAAGA ATTTGGGCACAAGGTGTCTAAGAATGGTATTGAGGTCGATAGGGCTAAGATTGCTACTATTGAGAATTTGCCGCCTCCAGTTTCAGTTAAGGGagtgagaagtttccttggtcaTGCGGGGTTTTACAGAAGATTTATAAAGGACTTCTCCAGGATTTCAAAGCCACTCTCGGCTttgttgatgaatggggtgccatttgagtttgatgagaagTGTCTTGAAGCTTTCAGGATACTAAAGCAGAAGTTGGTGTCGGCACCTATAGTAATTTCACCGGATTGGGACCAGCCATTTGAGTTAATGTGCGACGCAAGTGATTTTGCAGTGGGTGCGGTTCTGGGGCAGCGTGTTGATAAAGTAAATAGTCCCCCAAACTTTGGTGGACTATTTATTATGCCAGCAGAACACTAA